A stretch of Stenotrophomonas indicatrix DNA encodes these proteins:
- a CDS encoding S8 family peptidase, whose protein sequence is MSQVTQPRVRRVWVVLGASVLSSLLLATPALAGDVQLSGLQSAPTHQRFIVKYRDGSAPVANTTALASSLKTAAAGIASSQGRALGLQQVRRLAVGSTVVRTDRALDQAESELLMRKLAADPNVEYVEVDQIMRATLTPNDTRFSEQWGFGTSNASINVRPAWDKATGTGVVVAVIDTGITNHADLNANILPGYDFISDAAMARDGGGRDSNPNDEGDWYGANECGSGIPASNSSWHGTHVAGTVAAVTNNSTGVAGTAFNAKVVPVRVLGKCGGYTSDIADAIVWASGGTVSGVPANANPAEVINMSLGGGGSCSTTYQNAINGAVGRGTTVVVAAGNSNTNVSSAVPANCPNVIAVAATTSAGARASFSNYGTGIDISAPGQSILSTLNSGTTTPGSASYASYNGTSMAAPHVAGVVALMQSVAPSPLSPAQVESIIKSTARPLPGACSGGCGAGIIDADAAVTAAINGTTPNPGGTVLQNNVPVTGLGAASGASLSYTVNVPAGSTQLRVAISGGSGDADLYLRQGSAPTDTVYTCRPYLSGNNETCTVNSPTAGTWYVRVKAYSTFSGVTVNAQY, encoded by the coding sequence ATGTCCCAGGTAACGCAACCGCGTGTGCGTCGTGTGTGGGTGGTCCTTGGTGCGTCCGTCCTGTCATCGCTGCTGCTGGCCACGCCTGCGCTGGCCGGTGATGTCCAGCTCAGCGGCCTGCAGTCCGCGCCGACCCACCAGCGCTTCATCGTGAAGTACCGCGACGGCAGTGCGCCGGTGGCCAACACCACCGCGCTGGCCTCTTCGCTGAAGACGGCCGCTGCCGGCATCGCCAGCAGCCAGGGCCGCGCGCTGGGCCTGCAGCAGGTCCGCAGGCTTGCCGTCGGCTCCACCGTGGTCAGGACCGACCGTGCGCTGGACCAGGCCGAATCCGAGCTGCTGATGCGCAAGCTGGCCGCCGACCCGAACGTCGAATACGTCGAAGTCGACCAGATCATGCGCGCGACGCTGACCCCCAACGACACCCGTTTCAGCGAGCAATGGGGCTTCGGTACGTCCAACGCCTCGATCAACGTGCGTCCGGCCTGGGACAAGGCCACCGGTACCGGCGTGGTCGTGGCCGTGATCGATACCGGCATCACCAACCATGCCGACCTCAACGCCAACATCCTGCCCGGCTATGACTTCATCAGCGACGCGGCGATGGCGCGCGATGGCGGTGGCCGTGACAGCAATCCCAACGATGAGGGTGACTGGTACGGCGCCAACGAGTGCGGCTCGGGCATTCCGGCCTCCAACTCCAGCTGGCATGGCACCCACGTGGCCGGCACGGTCGCTGCGGTGACCAACAACAGCACCGGCGTGGCCGGTACCGCCTTCAACGCCAAGGTCGTGCCGGTGCGCGTGCTCGGCAAGTGCGGCGGCTACACCTCCGACATCGCCGACGCGATCGTCTGGGCCTCCGGTGGCACGGTCAGCGGTGTGCCGGCCAATGCCAATCCGGCCGAGGTCATCAACATGTCGCTGGGCGGCGGCGGCAGCTGCTCGACCACTTACCAGAACGCGATCAACGGCGCGGTCGGCCGCGGCACCACCGTGGTGGTCGCTGCCGGCAACAGCAACACCAATGTCTCCAGCGCGGTACCGGCGAACTGCCCGAACGTGATCGCCGTGGCGGCCACCACCTCGGCGGGTGCGCGTGCCAGCTTCTCCAACTACGGCACCGGCATCGACATCTCCGCACCGGGCCAGAGCATCCTGTCCACCCTCAACAGCGGCACCACCACCCCGGGCAGCGCCAGCTATGCGTCCTACAACGGCACCTCGATGGCGGCACCGCACGTGGCGGGCGTGGTTGCACTGATGCAGTCGGTGGCACCGAGCCCGCTCAGCCCGGCGCAGGTGGAAAGCATCATCAAGAGCACCGCGCGTCCGCTGCCGGGTGCGTGCTCGGGTGGTTGCGGCGCCGGCATCATCGACGCCGATGCCGCGGTGACTGCCGCGATCAACGGCACCACGCCCAACCCGGGTGGCACCGTGCTGCAGAACAACGTGCCGGTTACCGGCCTCGGCGCAGCCAGCGGCGCATCGCTCAGCTATACCGTCAACGTCCCGGCTGGCAGCACGCAGCTGCGCGTGGCGATCAGCGGCGGCAGCGGTGATGCCGACCTGTACCTGCGCCAGGGCAGTGCCCCGACCGACACCGTCTACACCTGCCGCCCGTACCTGAGCGGCAACAATGAGACCTGCACCGTCAACAGCCCCACCGCCGGTACCTGGTACGTGCGGGTGAAGGCCTACAGCACCTTCTCGGGCGTGACCGTCAACGCCCAGTACTGA
- a CDS encoding asparaginase domain-containing protein — MEELLVVTTGGTIDKIYFDDKSDYQIGDPQIGMILRELGVTFRFNVIPILRKDSLHINDDDRELIRATIAAQPTRHVLVTHGTDSMVQTGKVLATIPDKTIVMTGALSPARFRGSDAEFNIGCAIGAVQSLPAGVFIAMNGRIFDPQHVRKNVAANRFESV; from the coding sequence ATGGAAGAGCTCCTGGTCGTCACCACCGGTGGCACGATCGACAAGATCTATTTCGACGACAAGTCGGACTACCAGATCGGCGACCCGCAGATCGGCATGATCCTGCGCGAACTGGGGGTCACGTTCCGTTTCAACGTGATTCCGATCCTGCGCAAGGATTCGCTGCACATCAACGACGACGATCGTGAGCTGATCCGCGCGACGATCGCCGCGCAGCCCACCCGCCACGTGCTGGTGACCCACGGCACCGATTCGATGGTGCAGACCGGCAAGGTGCTGGCGACGATCCCGGACAAGACCATCGTGATGACCGGTGCGCTGAGCCCGGCGCGTTTCCGTGGTTCGGATGCGGAGTTCAACATCGGCTGTGCGATCGGTGCGGTGCAGTCGCTGCCGGCGGGGGTGTTCATCGCGATGAACGGCCGGATCTTCGACCCGCAGCATGTGCGCAAGAACGTGGCGGCGAACCGGTTCGAGTCGGTTTGA
- a CDS encoding DUF2069 domain-containing protein yields MSTAPRTVLLLALMGLAALFAGWFINDRHWLATQLVFTAPPMALAIALRLGWRKAGFWAAVLALGWFSHGVMSAWSHPETRWLALIEIVLALLVIFSASLPGLRARFGRRR; encoded by the coding sequence ATGAGCACCGCGCCGCGCACCGTGCTGCTGCTGGCCCTGATGGGGCTGGCGGCGCTGTTTGCCGGCTGGTTCATCAACGACAGGCACTGGCTGGCCACCCAGCTGGTGTTCACTGCGCCGCCGATGGCGCTGGCCATCGCCCTGCGGCTGGGCTGGCGCAAGGCCGGGTTCTGGGCGGCGGTGCTGGCCCTGGGCTGGTTCAGCCACGGCGTGATGAGCGCCTGGAGCCATCCCGAGACCCGCTGGCTGGCACTGATCGAAATCGTGCTGGCGCTGCTGGTGATCTTTTCGGCCAGCCTGCCCGGCCTGCGCGCCCGTTTCGGGCGGCGGCGCTGA
- the wrbA gene encoding NAD(P)H:quinone oxidoreductase, with translation MGEILVLYYSRGGSVARLARQIARGIGEVPGMAARLRTVPPVAAVTQTAQPPVPDDGAPYVSVQDLAECQGLLLGSPTRFGNMAAPVKHFLDGLGAEWVNGTLAGKPAGVFTSTASMHGGQESTLLSMQVPLLHHGCLIVGIPFTEPALSHTTSGGTPYGASHVAGAADDPQPTDDEAVLARALGRRVADIAQRLAR, from the coding sequence ATGGGCGAAATCCTGGTGCTGTACTACAGCCGCGGCGGTTCGGTGGCACGGCTGGCGCGCCAGATCGCGCGGGGCATCGGCGAGGTTCCGGGCATGGCAGCGCGGCTGCGCACGGTGCCGCCGGTGGCTGCCGTTACCCAGACCGCGCAGCCGCCGGTACCCGACGATGGCGCGCCCTATGTAAGCGTGCAGGACCTGGCGGAGTGCCAGGGACTGCTGCTGGGCAGCCCTACCCGTTTCGGCAACATGGCCGCGCCGGTCAAGCATTTCCTTGACGGCCTCGGCGCCGAATGGGTGAACGGCACGCTGGCCGGCAAGCCGGCCGGGGTGTTCACGTCCACTGCGTCGATGCATGGCGGCCAGGAGTCGACCCTGCTGTCGATGCAGGTACCGCTGCTGCACCACGGCTGCCTGATCGTCGGCATTCCGTTCACCGAGCCGGCGCTGAGCCACACCACCAGTGGCGGCACGCCGTATGGCGCCAGCCACGTGGCCGGCGCCGCCGACGACCCGCAACCCACCGACGATGAGGCGGTACTGGCGCGGGCGCTGGGCCGGCGCGTGGCCGACATCGCGCAGCGGCTGGCGCGATGA
- a CDS encoding YihY family inner membrane protein has protein sequence MEPLDTLNLWMERARDRARAASFGRFLWRRFLDDRLFQAAAALAYTTVFALVPLAIVVFGVLSAFPVFDRWSDQLSDYVFSNFVPNAARAAEGYLRQFSASAGQLTAAGFIALVISLLITLNSVEETFNQIWRVGSSRPRLTRFLVYWTVLTLGAMLAAASLAVSARVFAMPLFGTQEGRWLADLALRLAPILIEFVCITLMFRVVPHHTVKWRHAVPGAILAAVILELVKWGIGAYLGSFQSYQKLYGTVAFVPILLLWIYLCWVAVLLGASLASSMAAFRYQPVELRLPQGYEFYGLLRLLGRFQHARAKGRGLADDEILRLEPMLTDSLLQDLACHLEGIGLLRRDERGEWLLARDLDQVSLGDLYECTQLRIPVAEQHLPYRDDSLGRAALAALDELRLPLRERLKRRVSDIYPDSGDAP, from the coding sequence ATGGAACCTTTGGATACGCTCAATTTGTGGATGGAGCGCGCGCGGGATCGCGCACGCGCCGCCAGCTTCGGCCGCTTCCTGTGGCGCCGCTTCCTCGACGACCGCCTGTTCCAGGCCGCCGCCGCGCTGGCCTACACCACGGTGTTCGCGCTGGTGCCGTTGGCGATCGTGGTATTTGGCGTGCTCTCGGCCTTCCCGGTGTTCGATCGCTGGAGCGACCAGCTCAGCGACTACGTCTTCTCCAACTTCGTGCCCAATGCCGCGCGCGCTGCCGAAGGCTACCTGCGGCAGTTCTCGGCCAGCGCCGGCCAGCTCACTGCCGCCGGCTTCATCGCCCTGGTCATCTCGCTGCTGATCACCCTCAACAGTGTTGAAGAGACCTTCAACCAGATCTGGCGCGTCGGCAGCAGTCGGCCGCGGCTGACCCGCTTCCTGGTCTACTGGACGGTGCTGACCTTGGGCGCGATGCTCGCCGCTGCATCGCTGGCGGTGTCGGCGCGGGTGTTCGCGATGCCGCTCTTCGGCACGCAGGAGGGGCGCTGGCTGGCCGATCTCGCCTTGCGGCTGGCGCCGATCCTGATCGAATTCGTCTGCATCACCCTGATGTTCCGGGTGGTGCCACACCACACCGTGAAGTGGCGCCATGCGGTTCCGGGCGCGATTCTCGCCGCAGTGATCCTGGAGCTGGTGAAGTGGGGCATCGGCGCCTACCTGGGCAGCTTCCAGTCCTACCAGAAGCTGTATGGCACGGTGGCCTTCGTGCCGATCCTGCTGCTGTGGATCTACCTCTGCTGGGTGGCCGTGCTGCTGGGCGCGTCGCTGGCGTCGTCAATGGCGGCTTTCCGCTACCAGCCGGTGGAACTGCGCCTGCCGCAGGGCTACGAGTTCTATGGCCTGCTGCGCCTGCTCGGGCGCTTCCAGCATGCACGCGCCAAGGGCAGGGGCCTGGCCGACGACGAGATCCTGCGGCTGGAACCGATGCTGACCGACTCGCTGCTGCAGGACCTGGCCTGCCACCTGGAGGGCATCGGTCTGCTGCGCCGCGATGAGCGCGGCGAGTGGCTGCTGGCCCGCGACCTGGACCAGGTCAGCCTGGGCGATCTGTACGAATGCACGCAGCTGCGCATTCCGGTGGCCGAACAACACCTGCCTTACCGCGATGACAGCCTCGGCCGGGCCGCCTTGGCCGCACTGGATGAACTGCGCCTGCCGCTGCGTGAACGCCTCAAGCGTCGCGTCAGCGACATCTACCCTGATTCTGGAGACGCCCCATGA
- a CDS encoding TlpA family protein disulfide reductase — protein MTCKTPLLLAALLALAACKPAQEPTPASSQPPAQAPTPAAPAPVEDTPAERVTAEFPTLKMKAVDGSDYDLAAHRGKWVVVNFWATWCAPCRKEMPELSALHAMRSNIEVVGLAYEDIEIPEMQAFLTKHPVTYPIVVVDPFDPPADFATPRGLPLTHLIDPQGKLAHSFLGPVTAADIEKQIAAAK, from the coding sequence ATGACCTGCAAGACCCCGTTGCTGCTGGCTGCGCTGCTGGCCCTGGCCGCCTGCAAACCCGCACAGGAGCCGACCCCGGCCAGCAGCCAGCCGCCGGCACAGGCACCGACTCCGGCCGCGCCGGCGCCGGTGGAGGATACGCCCGCCGAGCGCGTTACTGCCGAGTTCCCGACGCTGAAGATGAAGGCCGTCGATGGCAGCGATTACGACCTGGCCGCGCATCGTGGCAAGTGGGTGGTGGTGAATTTCTGGGCGACCTGGTGCGCGCCCTGCCGCAAGGAAATGCCCGAGCTGTCGGCGTTGCATGCCATGCGCAGCAACATCGAAGTGGTGGGCCTGGCCTACGAGGACATCGAGATTCCGGAGATGCAGGCGTTCCTGACCAAGCATCCGGTGACCTATCCGATCGTGGTCGTCGATCCGTTCGACCCGCCGGCCGACTTCGCCACCCCGCGTGGCCTGCCGCTGACCCATCTGATCGACCCGCAGGGCAAGCTGGCCCACAGCTTCCTGGGCCCGGTCACCGCGGCGGACATCGAAAAGCAGATTGCTGCTGCCAAATAA
- the ppk2 gene encoding polyphosphate kinase 2: MAKLKRKEYDELLQPLQLELTAMARWVQHSGQRLLVLFEGRDTAGKGGAIQAISQHLNPRQCRVVALPKPTDREATQWYFQRYATHLPAAGEIVLMDRSWYNRAGVERVMGYCSETEYQQFLHQAPVFEQLLVDDGILLFKYWLCVDQEQQEKRFAERHLDPLKGWKLSPVDLKSRSKYSAYTEAREAMLRATHRDGAPWTLVDFNDQRLGRLTLVRNLLDRLPDTRVDVPLPELPKLKGKLHREHYDVLMPIEDFPVEE, encoded by the coding sequence ATGGCCAAGCTCAAGCGCAAGGAATACGACGAACTGCTGCAGCCGCTGCAGCTGGAACTGACGGCGATGGCACGCTGGGTGCAGCACAGCGGGCAACGCCTGCTGGTGCTGTTCGAAGGACGCGATACCGCCGGCAAGGGCGGTGCGATCCAGGCCATCAGCCAGCACCTCAACCCACGCCAATGCAGGGTGGTGGCGTTGCCCAAGCCCACCGACCGCGAAGCCACGCAATGGTATTTCCAGCGCTACGCCACGCATCTGCCGGCCGCCGGCGAGATCGTGCTGATGGACCGCAGCTGGTACAACCGCGCGGGCGTGGAACGGGTGATGGGCTACTGCAGCGAGACCGAGTACCAGCAGTTCCTGCATCAGGCACCGGTGTTCGAACAACTGCTGGTGGATGACGGCATCCTGCTGTTCAAGTACTGGCTGTGCGTGGACCAGGAGCAGCAGGAGAAGCGTTTCGCCGAACGCCATCTTGATCCGTTGAAGGGGTGGAAGCTGTCGCCGGTGGATCTGAAGTCGCGCAGCAAGTACAGCGCGTACACCGAAGCGCGCGAGGCGATGCTGCGCGCGACCCATCGCGACGGTGCGCCGTGGACGCTGGTGGATTTCAACGACCAGCGGCTGGGTCGCCTGACTCTGGTCCGCAATCTGCTGGACCGGCTGCCGGACACGCGGGTGGATGTGCCTTTGCCCGAGCTGCCGAAACTGAAGGGCAAGCTGCATCGCGAGCACTACGACGTGCTGATGCCTATCGAGGATTTTCCGGTCGAAGAATAG
- a CDS encoding tetratricopeptide repeat protein produces the protein MSAWQQRQQLQQAITRQPGDFVAWVMLADLELEAGDIAAGEQAARRALQLRPNHPEALARLGRVAWMAGAHADAATLLGQASALAPEHPGIALWLGHALEDANDAEGASAAYRRAHALMPDEPYIAAQRLAWQRRLCDWQDVDALADQVRGALVSGQGVVEPFAFLSEDASAAEQLACARARAAAVAASVRPLPPAKLRERGPLRVGLLSNGFGAHPTGLLTVALLEQMSRDPALQLHLFALNADDGSRIRQRLQAATRLHDVVGLRHADTAARIRAQGVDLLLDLRGWGGGGTPEVLAMRPAPLQLNWLAYPGTSGASWLDAVIADDFALPSSLEPHYSERVLRLPRAFQPSDNTRVLEPAPDRAACGLPAQGTVFCCFNNSYKLNPRSMGRAFAVLQAVPGSVLWLLSGPGQADARLRSAAKAAGLDPARLVFMAKLPHPQYLARYQLADLFLDTNPYNAHTTASDALWAGCPVLTCPGATFAARVAGSLNHHLGLEHMNVADDAAFVATASALGNDPAALAALRAELAQARERSGLFDMTAFARDLSSLLQQLAREQGWQGLDTP, from the coding sequence ATGTCCGCCTGGCAGCAGCGGCAGCAACTGCAGCAGGCGATCACGCGCCAGCCCGGCGACTTCGTCGCCTGGGTGATGCTGGCTGACCTGGAACTGGAAGCCGGCGACATTGCGGCCGGTGAGCAGGCTGCGCGACGCGCGCTGCAGCTGCGGCCCAATCATCCTGAAGCGCTTGCCCGGCTCGGCCGGGTGGCGTGGATGGCAGGAGCGCATGCCGATGCCGCCACGCTGTTGGGCCAGGCCTCGGCGCTGGCACCGGAGCACCCGGGCATCGCGTTGTGGCTGGGGCACGCGCTGGAAGATGCCAACGATGCCGAAGGTGCATCAGCGGCCTATCGCCGCGCACATGCACTGATGCCCGATGAGCCGTATATCGCCGCGCAGCGCCTCGCCTGGCAGCGTCGCCTGTGCGATTGGCAGGACGTGGATGCGCTGGCCGATCAGGTGCGCGGTGCACTGGTGTCCGGCCAGGGCGTAGTAGAACCCTTCGCGTTTCTCAGCGAAGACGCCAGCGCGGCCGAACAGCTGGCCTGCGCGCGTGCACGCGCCGCCGCGGTGGCGGCATCGGTGCGGCCACTGCCGCCGGCGAAGCTGCGCGAACGAGGCCCACTTCGCGTGGGCTTGCTTTCCAACGGCTTCGGCGCCCATCCCACCGGATTGCTGACGGTGGCGCTGCTGGAGCAGATGAGCCGCGACCCGGCCCTGCAACTGCATCTGTTCGCGCTCAACGCGGACGATGGCAGCCGCATCCGCCAACGCCTGCAGGCCGCTACCCGGCTGCATGACGTGGTGGGATTGCGCCACGCCGATACGGCCGCGCGCATCCGTGCACAGGGCGTCGACCTGCTGCTGGACCTGCGCGGCTGGGGCGGTGGCGGCACGCCGGAAGTACTGGCGATGCGCCCTGCCCCGCTGCAGTTGAACTGGCTGGCCTACCCCGGCACCTCCGGTGCATCGTGGCTGGATGCAGTGATCGCTGACGACTTCGCGCTGCCGTCCTCGCTGGAACCGCACTACAGCGAACGCGTGCTGCGCCTGCCGCGCGCGTTCCAGCCCTCCGACAACACCCGCGTGCTGGAACCGGCGCCGGACCGTGCGGCGTGTGGGCTGCCCGCGCAGGGCACGGTGTTCTGCTGCTTCAACAACAGTTACAAACTCAACCCGCGCAGCATGGGCCGTGCGTTCGCGGTGCTGCAGGCAGTACCTGGCAGCGTGCTGTGGCTGCTGTCCGGCCCCGGCCAGGCCGATGCACGGCTGCGTTCCGCCGCCAAGGCTGCAGGACTGGATCCGGCGCGCCTGGTGTTCATGGCCAAGCTGCCGCATCCGCAGTATCTGGCCCGCTATCAGCTGGCCGACCTGTTCCTGGACACCAACCCGTACAACGCGCACACCACCGCATCGGATGCACTGTGGGCCGGCTGCCCGGTGCTGACCTGCCCCGGCGCTACCTTCGCCGCGCGCGTGGCCGGCAGCCTCAACCATCATCTGGGGCTGGAGCACATGAACGTCGCCGACGATGCGGCCTTCGTCGCCACCGCCAGTGCACTCGGCAACGACCCGGCCGCGCTGGCTGCCCTGCGTGCCGAACTGGCGCAGGCACGCGAGCGCAGCGGCTTGTTCGACATGACGGCCTTCGCGCGCGATCTGTCCTCACTGCTTCAGCAGTTGGCCCGCGAACAGGGCTGGCAGGGCCTCGACACGCCCTGA
- the prfA gene encoding peptide chain release factor 1 produces MTPTLRRKLEALAERREELERLLAEPEVVANNARFRDLSREFSQLEPIATALADEVRAKADLAAAESMRTDPDLRELADEEIAAAQARLQDLEQELALLLVPRDPRDEGNLFLEVRAGTGGDEAAIFAGDLFRMYARYAERQGWKVEIESDNPGEHGGYKEVVARVVGRGAFSRLKFESGTHRVQRVPATESQGRIHTSAATVAIIPEADEVDEIVINPADLRIDTYRSSGAGGQHVNKTESAIRITHVPSGVVVECQTERSQHANRDKAMKRLKAQLLDAERQRHDAAQAESRRLQVGSGDRSQRIRTYNFPQGRITDHRVEGLTLYDLPNVLAGDLDPLLQRLSHEHQVDALAQLSAG; encoded by the coding sequence ATGACGCCGACCCTGCGCCGTAAGTTGGAAGCGCTGGCCGAGCGCCGCGAAGAACTGGAACGTCTGCTCGCCGAACCGGAGGTGGTCGCCAACAACGCGCGCTTCCGCGATCTTTCGCGTGAGTTTTCCCAGCTCGAACCGATCGCCACCGCGCTGGCCGATGAAGTGCGTGCCAAGGCCGACCTGGCCGCGGCCGAAAGCATGCGCACCGATCCGGACCTGCGCGAACTGGCCGACGAGGAGATCGCCGCCGCCCAGGCCCGCCTGCAGGACCTGGAGCAGGAGCTGGCACTACTGCTGGTGCCGCGCGACCCGCGCGATGAAGGCAACCTGTTCCTGGAAGTGCGCGCCGGCACCGGCGGCGACGAGGCGGCGATCTTCGCTGGCGACCTGTTCCGCATGTATGCCCGCTACGCCGAGCGACAGGGCTGGAAGGTCGAGATCGAATCGGACAACCCCGGCGAACATGGCGGCTACAAGGAAGTGGTGGCGCGCGTGGTCGGCCGGGGCGCGTTCTCGCGCCTGAAATTCGAATCGGGCACCCACCGCGTGCAGCGTGTGCCGGCCACCGAATCGCAGGGCCGCATCCACACCTCGGCGGCCACCGTGGCGATCATCCCGGAAGCCGACGAAGTCGATGAGATCGTCATCAACCCGGCTGACCTGAGGATTGATACCTACCGCTCCTCCGGCGCCGGTGGCCAGCACGTCAACAAGACCGAGTCGGCGATCCGCATCACCCACGTGCCCAGCGGCGTGGTGGTGGAGTGCCAGACCGAACGCAGCCAGCACGCCAACCGGGACAAGGCGATGAAACGCCTGAAGGCGCAGCTGCTCGATGCCGAGCGCCAGCGCCACGACGCAGCGCAAGCCGAATCTCGGCGCCTGCAGGTTGGCAGCGGCGACCGCAGCCAGCGCATCCGTACCTACAACTTCCCGCAGGGCCGGATCACCGATCACCGCGTGGAAGGGCTGACCCTGTACGACCTGCCCAACGTACTGGCCGGCGATCTCGATCCGCTGCTGCAGCGATTGAGCCACGAGCACCAGGTCGACGCCCTGGCCCAGCTTTCGGCGGGCTGA
- the hemA gene encoding glutamyl-tRNA reductase, which produces MTLWVLGLNHQTAPVELRERAAFAGDALPRALGSLRDTPQIAEAVLLSTCNRTELYAVAESAQALDQWLQSQAGDLQGYLYQHADADAVRHLFRVATGLDSMVLGEPQILGQVKDAWSTARDHGLLGQRLDRLFQQTFSVAKRARTDTQVGANPVSVASAAVRLAQNAFARLDDSTVLLVGAGETIELAARHLSEGKVRRLLIANRTLAHAQELASRHGGVALPLTELERHLAEADVVFSATAAREPVIHRAAVANALRARRHKPMLLFDLAVPRDIEADVASLNDAFLYTVDDLERAVEDNRRSRREAAAEAETIIDLQVSRFVETLQASAHQAPLRQLRAFGEATRADLLERARQQLANGKPADEVLELLAHGLTNRLLHPPTAALRAAALSGDADLTRAAERLFPAAPGYHHPPVRTDDADPAP; this is translated from the coding sequence ATGACCCTGTGGGTGCTCGGACTGAATCACCAGACCGCACCGGTGGAACTGCGCGAACGCGCAGCCTTCGCCGGTGACGCGTTGCCGCGCGCGCTCGGTTCGCTGCGCGATACCCCGCAGATCGCCGAGGCGGTGCTGCTGTCCACCTGCAACCGCACCGAGCTGTATGCCGTGGCCGAGTCCGCGCAGGCGCTGGACCAGTGGCTGCAGAGCCAGGCTGGCGACCTGCAGGGCTACCTGTACCAGCACGCCGATGCCGATGCCGTGCGCCACCTGTTCCGGGTGGCGACGGGGCTGGATTCAATGGTGCTGGGTGAGCCGCAGATCCTGGGCCAGGTGAAGGACGCCTGGTCGACCGCGCGCGACCACGGCCTGCTCGGCCAACGCCTTGACCGCCTGTTCCAGCAGACGTTCTCGGTGGCCAAGCGCGCGCGTACCGATACCCAGGTCGGTGCCAACCCGGTATCGGTGGCCTCGGCAGCGGTGCGCCTGGCGCAGAATGCATTTGCCCGCCTTGACGATTCCACCGTGCTGCTGGTCGGCGCCGGCGAGACCATCGAGCTGGCCGCACGCCACCTCAGCGAAGGCAAGGTGCGGCGGCTGCTGATCGCCAACCGCACCCTCGCCCATGCGCAGGAACTGGCCAGCCGCCATGGCGGTGTGGCGCTGCCGCTGACCGAACTTGAGCGTCACCTGGCCGAGGCCGATGTGGTGTTCTCGGCCACCGCCGCCCGCGAACCGGTGATCCACCGTGCTGCAGTGGCCAACGCCCTGCGCGCACGCCGGCACAAGCCGATGCTGCTGTTCGACCTGGCCGTGCCGCGCGACATCGAAGCCGACGTTGCCAGTCTCAACGATGCGTTCCTGTATACCGTGGACGACCTCGAGCGCGCGGTGGAAGACAACCGCCGCAGCCGCCGCGAGGCGGCCGCCGAAGCCGAGACGATCATCGACCTGCAGGTCTCGCGCTTCGTCGAAACCCTGCAGGCCAGTGCCCACCAGGCACCGCTGCGGCAACTGCGCGCTTTCGGCGAGGCCACCCGTGCCGACCTGCTGGAGCGCGCGCGCCAGCAGCTGGCCAACGGCAAGCCGGCCGACGAAGTGCTGGAACTGCTTGCCCATGGATTGACCAACCGCCTGCTGCACCCGCCGACCGCCGCCCTGCGCGCGGCCGCGCTCAGCGGCGACGCCGACCTGACCCGCGCCGCCGAGCGCCTGTTCCCGGCTGCGCCGGGTTACCACCACCCACCTGTGAGAACCGATGACGCCGACCCTGCGCCGTAA